One genomic segment of Rubeoparvulum massiliense includes these proteins:
- a CDS encoding type I restriction endonuclease subunit R, producing MSIYNIVTSTDEATVVAEYAAKYNVRSEKYQSEAELEREFIHQLTSQGYEYISVHNEAALIENFRKQLELLNDFTFTDNEWGRFFTECIANTNEGIVEKTGKIQDDHIQILKREDGTTKNVYLLDKKNIHNNRLQVINQYEETGGKHETRYDVTILVNGLPLVHVELKRRGVAIREAFNQINRYQRDSFWAASGLFEYVQIFVISNGTHTKYYSNTTRNAHIKEQSSSERRRSKKTSNSFEFTSFWADANNRIIPDLVDFTKTFFAKHTLLNILTKYCIFTSEDLLLVMRPYQIAAAERILSRIVVSTNYKKMGTTAAGGYIWHTTGSGKTLTSFKTAQLASALPYIDKVLFVVDRKDLDYQTMKEYDRFEKGAANGNTSTRVLQRQLEDRDEKGNPHEYKIIVTTIQKLDIFIRKNKQHDIYKKHVVLIFDECHRSQFGEMHQAITKSFKNYHIFGFTGTPIFAANASSGGNPQLRTTEQVFGEKLHTYTIVDAINDGNVLPFRIDFINTIKMPDYVNDKKVYSIDREKALADPKRISEIVTYVLEHFDQKTKRNSYYTFSAKWEEADKQNPKKIIEKRETRRVAGFNSIFAATSIPMAIRYYNEFKKQIAEKNRNLTIATIFSFSANEEEPDGLLPEEDFNMENLDQSSRDFLEAAIQDYNTTFSTNYDTSSDKFQNYYKDLSLRVKNREIDILIVVNMFLTGFDATTLNTLWVDKNLRQHGLIQAFSRTNRILNSVKTYGNIVCFRDLKEETDKAIALFGNKDAGGIVLLKTFEEYYNGYDDKGEYKPGYAKLIATLTTQYPLGQPILGEEAEKDFIRLYGAILRLRNILTSFDDFEGNEILSERDFQDYQSIYIDLYQEYRKGADGEKETINDDIVFEIELVKQIEVNIDYILMLVAKYQESNCKDKTILTTIDKAINSSIELRSKKELIERFIEQVNVSTKVDEDWRKFLHERKEADISAIIEEEKLKPEETRRFIDNAFRDGMLKTTGTAIDKIMPPVSRFGGGRAAKKQGIIEKLMIFFEKYLGLV from the coding sequence ATGAGTATATATAACATCGTTACAAGTACTGACGAAGCAACGGTTGTTGCTGAATATGCAGCTAAATATAATGTCCGTTCTGAAAAGTATCAGAGCGAGGCAGAACTCGAAAGAGAATTTATACACCAGTTGACTTCACAGGGGTATGAATATATTTCAGTGCACAATGAAGCTGCATTGATAGAAAATTTTCGAAAGCAACTTGAACTGCTTAATGATTTTACATTTACCGACAATGAATGGGGCAGATTTTTCACAGAGTGTATTGCTAATACAAATGAAGGAATTGTTGAAAAGACCGGAAAAATTCAAGATGACCATATCCAGATTCTAAAACGTGAAGATGGAACAACAAAGAACGTATACCTCTTGGATAAGAAGAATATCCATAACAATCGCTTGCAGGTTATTAATCAATACGAAGAAACAGGCGGCAAGCACGAAACCCGATATGATGTGACTATACTTGTAAATGGACTTCCCCTCGTCCATGTGGAGTTAAAGCGGCGTGGCGTTGCTATCCGAGAAGCCTTCAATCAGATAAATAGATACCAGCGTGACAGCTTTTGGGCGGCTTCTGGTTTATTTGAGTATGTGCAGATATTTGTAATCTCAAATGGAACCCACACAAAGTATTACAGTAATACTACAAGAAATGCTCATATCAAGGAACAAAGCAGTAGTGAGCGCCGAAGAAGTAAAAAAACAAGTAACAGCTTTGAGTTCACAAGCTTTTGGGCAGATGCAAATAACAGGATTATTCCTGACCTTGTGGACTTTACTAAAACATTTTTTGCCAAACATACCCTTTTAAATATTCTAACAAAATATTGTATTTTTACATCTGAAGATCTGCTCCTTGTAATGCGTCCTTATCAAATTGCTGCTGCAGAACGTATATTATCGCGTATTGTAGTATCAACCAACTACAAGAAGATGGGTACAACTGCAGCTGGAGGATATATCTGGCATACAACAGGCTCTGGTAAGACATTGACCAGTTTTAAGACAGCCCAATTAGCTTCTGCGTTGCCTTACATAGACAAGGTACTGTTCGTTGTTGACCGTAAAGATCTGGACTATCAGACTATGAAGGAATACGACCGTTTTGAAAAGGGAGCTGCTAATGGTAATACGTCGACAAGAGTTCTTCAAAGACAATTGGAAGACAGGGACGAAAAAGGAAATCCTCATGAATACAAAATCATTGTAACCACTATTCAGAAGTTGGATATATTTATCCGTAAAAACAAACAGCATGATATTTACAAGAAACATGTGGTACTGATTTTTGATGAGTGTCACCGTTCCCAATTTGGCGAAATGCATCAAGCTATCACGAAGAGTTTTAAGAACTACCATATCTTCGGCTTTACGGGAACCCCGATTTTTGCTGCCAATGCCAGTTCAGGAGGTAACCCACAACTTCGTACAACCGAGCAGGTTTTTGGAGAAAAGCTGCATACTTATACCATTGTGGATGCTATCAATGATGGGAATGTTCTACCTTTTAGAATAGATTTTATCAATACGATTAAGATGCCTGATTACGTAAATGATAAAAAAGTTTATAGCATTGACCGAGAAAAAGCTTTGGCAGATCCAAAGCGAATAAGTGAAATTGTTACTTATGTTCTTGAACATTTCGACCAGAAGACAAAGCGTAATAGTTATTATACATTCTCTGCGAAATGGGAAGAAGCAGATAAACAAAACCCTAAGAAGATAATAGAAAAGCGTGAAACAAGGCGAGTTGCCGGTTTCAACTCCATATTTGCTGCTACATCCATCCCAATGGCAATCAGATACTATAATGAGTTTAAGAAGCAGATAGCGGAAAAGAACCGTAACCTTACCATTGCAACTATTTTCAGTTTTAGTGCAAATGAGGAGGAGCCAGATGGACTGTTGCCTGAAGAGGACTTTAATATGGAAAACCTTGACCAGAGCTCCAGAGATTTTCTTGAGGCGGCTATCCAGGATTACAATACCACATTTAGCACAAATTACGATACCTCCTCGGACAAGTTCCAGAATTACTATAAAGACCTCTCTCTTCGTGTAAAGAATCGGGAGATAGATATATTGATTGTTGTCAATATGTTCCTTACTGGCTTTGATGCAACAACCCTGAATACGCTATGGGTAGACAAAAACCTGAGGCAGCATGGACTGATTCAGGCTTTTTCAAGAACTAATCGCATTCTAAACAGCGTTAAGACCTATGGTAATATCGTTTGTTTCAGAGATTTGAAAGAAGAAACAGACAAAGCTATTGCACTATTCGGCAATAAGGATGCAGGCGGTATTGTACTACTAAAAACATTCGAAGAATACTATAACGGCTATGATGATAAAGGTGAGTATAAGCCGGGCTATGCTAAACTGATTGCAACTCTTACAACACAGTATCCCCTTGGACAACCTATTCTCGGAGAAGAAGCTGAAAAAGACTTTATACGGCTATATGGAGCAATACTTCGACTTAGAAATATTCTTACTTCCTTCGATGACTTTGAAGGAAACGAGATTTTATCTGAAAGGGATTTTCAGGACTATCAGAGCATTTATATTGACCTGTATCAGGAATATAGAAAAGGTGCTGATGGTGAAAAAGAAACTATCAATGATGACATAGTTTTCGAGATTGAACTGGTCAAACAGATAGAGGTAAACATTGACTACATTCTTATGCTTGTAGCCAAATATCAAGAATCAAACTGCAAGGATAAAACCATTCTTACGACCATTGATAAGGCTATCAATTCGAGTATTGAACTTCGAAGTAAGAAAGAGCTTATCGAGCGTTTTATTGAGCAAGTTAATGTATCGACCAAAGTGGATGAGGACTGGCGCAAATTCCTCCATGAGCGTAAGGAAGCGGATATTTCAGCAATTATAGAAGAAGAAAAATTAAAGCCCGAAGAAACCCGCCGTTTCATCGACAATGCTTTCCGAGATGGAATGCTTAAAACAACCGGTACAGCTATTGATAAAATCATGCCGCCTGTATCCCGCTTTGGCGGAGGCAGGGCTGCGAAAAAGCAAGGGATTATCGAAAAGCTGATGATATTCTTTGAGAAGTATTTAGGGTTGGTGTAG
- a CDS encoding phage NrS-1 polymerase family protein: MLKDKPQFCFWKYEERSGRETKVPYNPATGKRAKANQQGTFKDFSSVVAAVSDYDGIGFLVGNDICAIDLDDCLDSGDKLRSIAQSVVDAFRGCYMEHSPSGKGLHIFFKASDFAYDKTKYYINNRKLGIEVYVAGATNRFITVTGNVFANGDVSEKSDELQMVLDKYMLRPNPVKQLSCTESQSYLSDTSVIEKASKLAGGDKFKALWQGDTSGYASPSEADLALCGMLAFWCGRDIGQMDRLFRKSGLMRDKWNRPLSGSTYGMLTIQKAIASATEIYKPGGKRSSAAEDFLQG, translated from the coding sequence GTGCTTAAAGATAAGCCACAGTTTTGCTTTTGGAAATATGAAGAGCGAAGCGGCAGAGAAACCAAAGTTCCCTATAACCCAGCAACAGGAAAAAGAGCAAAAGCAAACCAACAGGGTACATTTAAAGATTTTAGTTCGGTGGTAGCTGCTGTAAGTGATTATGATGGTATCGGCTTTTTGGTGGGTAATGACATTTGTGCTATCGACTTAGATGATTGCCTCGACAGTGGAGATAAGCTTAGGTCTATTGCCCAAAGTGTTGTAGACGCTTTTAGAGGCTGCTATATGGAACACAGTCCATCAGGAAAAGGTCTGCATATTTTCTTTAAGGCTTCCGATTTTGCTTATGACAAGACAAAATATTATATCAACAATAGAAAGCTGGGAATCGAGGTCTATGTAGCAGGAGCAACAAACCGCTTTATTACCGTAACAGGCAATGTGTTTGCTAATGGTGATGTGTCGGAGAAATCGGATGAGCTGCAGATGGTACTGGACAAGTATATGCTGCGTCCTAACCCTGTGAAGCAATTATCGTGTACAGAAAGCCAGTCCTATCTGTCTGACACATCTGTTATCGAAAAAGCTTCCAAATTAGCAGGCGGAGATAAATTCAAAGCATTATGGCAGGGAGATACATCAGGCTATGCTTCCCCCAGTGAAGCTGATTTGGCGCTTTGCGGTATGCTGGCTTTTTGGTGTGGCAGGGATATTGGACAGATGGATAGACTTTTTCGGAAAAGTGGCCTAATGCGAGATAAATGGAATAGACCGCTGTCCGGCAGTACTTATGGAATGCTAACCATACAAAAAGCAATCGCAAGTGCTACGGAGATATACAAACCGGGTGGCAAGCGTTCTTCAGCCGCAGAAGATTTTTTGCAGGGGTAA
- a CDS encoding phage major capsid protein has product MSTSATYNRAFWNVMKGKEENYQNLNEGFDNVGAYVAPDEFREDFNTALAKENIFRRFATVINLSSAEGKIQTVSSTGTADWVEDGDPIPESADTFTQFLVKSYKLISLVKLNRSFVTDMNFNLEKYLVGDFAKRFGKAEENALLNGNGITQPTGILTADTDVSTADNTSISFDEIISLYFSLKDEYRNNAVFIMHDNTAMFLRTLKDTNGSYLWNSSDNTILGKSIVTSPYMPTVSAGAKSIVFGDLSYYWLVERQPLTIKKLSELYALQGQIGFSAYERLDGKLIQPEALKILQIKA; this is encoded by the coding sequence ATGTCAACATCAGCAACTTATAATAGAGCGTTTTGGAATGTTATGAAGGGAAAAGAAGAAAATTATCAGAATCTGAACGAGGGCTTTGATAATGTAGGAGCCTATGTCGCACCAGACGAGTTCAGAGAAGACTTTAACACTGCTTTGGCAAAAGAGAATATATTCCGCAGATTTGCTACTGTTATCAACCTGTCTTCTGCAGAAGGTAAAATTCAAACGGTATCCTCAACGGGTACGGCAGATTGGGTTGAGGACGGAGATCCAATCCCCGAAAGTGCCGATACATTTACACAGTTTCTGGTGAAATCATATAAGCTGATATCTCTTGTCAAGCTAAACCGCTCATTCGTCACCGATATGAACTTTAATCTTGAAAAATATCTGGTGGGTGATTTTGCGAAGCGTTTTGGCAAGGCTGAAGAAAATGCATTGCTTAATGGCAATGGCATAACACAACCAACAGGTATCCTTACGGCAGACACAGATGTATCTACAGCAGATAATACTTCCATCTCTTTTGATGAGATTATATCTCTGTACTTTTCATTAAAAGATGAATACCGCAATAACGCTGTGTTTATTATGCACGATAATACTGCCATGTTTCTTAGAACCCTTAAGGATACAAACGGTAGTTATCTGTGGAATTCCTCCGATAACACCATCTTAGGAAAGTCTATTGTTACCTCGCCATATATGCCTACGGTATCAGCAGGAGCGAAGAGCATTGTATTCGGGGATTTATCATACTACTGGTTGGTTGAACGACAGCCGCTAACCATAAAGAAATTAAGTGAGTTATATGCACTGCAGGGGCAAATTGGCTTTTCCGCTTATGAAAGATTGGATGGTAAGTTGATTCAGCCAGAAGCTCTGAAAATACTACAAATAAAAGCTTAA
- a CDS encoding helix-turn-helix domain-containing protein produces the protein MTVSYKKLWKLLIDRDMKKKDLQAAAGISPSSISKLSKNEYVSMDVLVKVCTALVVDFKDIMELVPNMVEERE, from the coding sequence ATGACCGTTAGCTATAAAAAACTTTGGAAACTGTTGATAGACCGCGATATGAAGAAGAAAGATTTACAAGCTGCTGCGGGAATAAGTCCATCGTCAATTTCAAAGCTTTCTAAAAACGAATATGTCAGTATGGACGTTCTTGTAAAGGTTTGTACGGCGCTTGTCGTTGATTTTAAAGATATCATGGAATTAGTGCCTAATATGGTTGAAGAAAGGGAGTAG
- a CDS encoding DNA primase family protein: MHGFCPHNSGDRLTKISGVNYDPEAKSGRWDRFIHEIMSGDEEKAKFLQKAFGYSISGDTRYECLFVLYGATTRNGKGTLCESILKVLGSYGCIARPETISLKKNNNSSSPGEDIARLAGVRFVNISEPSRGLVLNAAQVKSMTGGDTINARFLHENSFDFSPKFKLYINTNYLPVITDMTLFSSGRVVIIPFERHFDEGEQDKNLKREFAKPKNQSAILNWLIEGYQLLKKEGLTLPDSVKTATEAYKRDSDKIALFFEDALEESPNSEVWTSEVYVRYQRWCSANGCYSENARNFKQALSAIARVEWKRPRSGGGMTTMLIGYKLTEEEFFLI; this comes from the coding sequence ATCCATGGATTTTGCCCCCACAACAGCGGGGACAGACTTACAAAGATATCTGGTGTTAATTATGACCCGGAAGCAAAAAGCGGGCGATGGGATAGATTCATTCATGAAATTATGAGCGGAGATGAAGAAAAGGCAAAGTTCCTGCAAAAAGCCTTTGGATACAGTATCAGCGGAGACACTCGGTATGAATGCCTGTTTGTTCTATATGGTGCTACAACTCGAAATGGTAAAGGTACGCTATGTGAGAGCATTCTTAAGGTATTAGGCAGTTATGGCTGTATCGCAAGGCCAGAGACTATCAGTCTGAAAAAGAACAATAACAGTTCAAGTCCAGGTGAAGATATTGCCCGGCTTGCAGGAGTTCGCTTTGTAAATATCTCAGAACCTAGCAGAGGACTTGTCCTAAATGCTGCACAGGTAAAAAGCATGACGGGTGGTGACACCATCAACGCAAGGTTTCTACATGAGAATTCTTTTGACTTTTCGCCAAAGTTTAAGCTGTATATCAATACTAATTATCTGCCCGTTATTACTGATATGACGCTGTTTTCCAGCGGTAGAGTGGTGATTATCCCTTTTGAACGACACTTCGATGAAGGCGAGCAGGATAAAAACTTAAAACGTGAATTCGCTAAACCGAAGAATCAAAGTGCCATCCTTAACTGGTTAATTGAAGGCTACCAGCTGCTAAAGAAGGAAGGCTTGACTTTACCCGATTCTGTTAAGACAGCAACGGAGGCTTATAAGCGTGACAGCGATAAAATAGCACTATTTTTCGAGGATGCCTTGGAAGAAAGTCCAAACAGCGAGGTGTGGACATCCGAAGTGTATGTCCGGTATCAGCGTTGGTGTAGTGCCAATGGCTGTTATTCGGAGAATGCAAGAAACTTTAAACAGGCTTTGTCTGCTATCGCCCGTGTAGAGTGGAAACGACCACGTTCTGGTGGTGGGATGACCACGATGCTTATCGGATATAAGCTGACTGAAGAAGAATTTTTTCTTATTTAA
- a CDS encoding type I restriction-modification system subunit M → MENNRKEQERAELHRTIWNMANDLRGSVDGWDFKQYVLGMLFYRYISENITAYINAGEWEAGNTEFDYAKLSDEEAEQAREDLVKTKGFFILPSELFENVRARAKDDENLNETLEQIFSNIEASAQGTESEDNFKGLFDDIDVNSNKLGNTVVKRNEKLVKLMNSVGEMKLGDYKDNTIDAFGDAYEFLMGMYASNAGKSGGEYYTPQEVSELLTHLTLVGKTEVNKVYDPACGSGSLLLKFAKILGKENVRQGFFGQEINITTYNLCRINMFLHDIDYDKFDIALGDTLTDPQHWDDEPFEAIVSNPPYSIKWKGDNDPILINDPRFSPAGVLAPKSKADLAFIMHSLSWLATNGTAAIVCFPGVMYRGGAEKKIRQYLIDNNYIDCIIQLPDNLFYGTSIATCIMVLKKSKSENSTLFIDASKEFVKVTNNNKLTQENIETILNAFKDRKDIEHFARLVPNSEIAEQDYNLSVSTYVEQEDTREKIDIIALNAEIEKIVAREQILREEIDKIIVEIEVGK, encoded by the coding sequence ATGGAAAATAACAGAAAAGAACAGGAACGGGCGGAATTACACCGCACGATATGGAATATGGCAAATGATCTAAGAGGCAGTGTAGATGGCTGGGATTTTAAGCAATATGTTCTAGGTATGCTGTTTTACCGCTACATATCTGAAAATATTACCGCCTATATTAACGCCGGAGAATGGGAAGCTGGCAATACGGAATTTGATTATGCCAAGCTATCCGACGAAGAAGCAGAACAGGCACGAGAGGATTTAGTTAAGACAAAAGGCTTCTTTATTTTACCTAGCGAACTTTTTGAAAATGTCCGAGCTCGTGCAAAGGACGATGAAAACTTAAATGAAACACTGGAACAGATTTTCAGTAATATAGAAGCATCTGCGCAAGGAACAGAGAGTGAAGATAATTTCAAAGGCCTGTTTGACGATATTGATGTTAACAGCAATAAGCTAGGAAATACTGTAGTAAAGCGTAATGAAAAGCTGGTTAAGCTAATGAATTCTGTTGGAGAAATGAAGCTGGGAGATTACAAAGACAATACCATAGATGCATTTGGTGATGCCTATGAATTTTTAATGGGTATGTATGCATCCAATGCCGGAAAAAGTGGTGGTGAATACTATACGCCACAGGAGGTTTCTGAACTCCTTACCCACCTAACATTAGTAGGAAAAACTGAAGTCAACAAGGTATATGACCCCGCTTGCGGTTCTGGTTCTCTACTGCTAAAATTTGCAAAAATCTTAGGAAAAGAAAATGTACGTCAAGGTTTCTTCGGTCAAGAAATCAATATCACAACCTACAACCTGTGCCGAATCAATATGTTCCTGCACGATATTGATTATGACAAATTTGATATTGCCCTTGGGGACACGCTAACAGATCCGCAACATTGGGATGATGAGCCATTTGAAGCCATTGTATCAAATCCGCCTTACTCTATTAAATGGAAGGGCGACAATGATCCTATTTTGATTAATGACCCTCGCTTTTCTCCGGCAGGAGTATTGGCTCCGAAATCCAAGGCAGACCTTGCTTTTATTATGCATAGCCTCTCATGGCTTGCGACAAACGGAACAGCAGCTATTGTCTGTTTCCCCGGTGTAATGTACCGCGGTGGCGCTGAAAAGAAAATCAGGCAGTACCTGATTGACAATAACTATATCGACTGTATCATTCAGTTACCGGATAACTTGTTCTATGGTACCAGCATTGCTACCTGCATTATGGTTCTGAAGAAATCCAAATCAGAAAATAGCACCTTATTTATCGATGCATCAAAGGAATTTGTCAAGGTTACGAATAACAACAAGCTGACACAAGAAAATATTGAGACTATTCTTAATGCATTTAAAGATAGAAAAGATATTGAACATTTTGCCCGGCTTGTGCCAAACAGCGAAATTGCTGAACAAGATTATAACCTGTCTGTTTCTACCTATGTTGAACAAGAGGATACAAGGGAAAAAATTGATATTATTGCCCTCAATGCGGAGATTGAAAAAATTGTGGCAAGAGAGCAGATTTTAAGGGAAGAAATAGATAAGATTATTGTGGAAATTGAGGTGGGCAAATGA
- a CDS encoding restriction endonuclease subunit S has product MSMIDELIAELCPDGVEFVTVEEICDITRGRVMSKNYLRENTGAYPVYSSQTANNGIFGYINTFDYDCESVTWTTDGANAGSVFYHINEKFSITNVCGLLRIKNNELVSTKLLFYVLQVYAKKYVNDGMGNPKLMSNVMARISVPLPPLPVQQEIVRILDNFTELTAELTAELTAELTARRKQYEYYRDLLLTDLNEDTVKWFSLKECTLPTSNIKWSLEDESTTYKYIDLTSVDRDLHYISETQEINKNNAPSRAQQIVKAGDILFATTRPLLKRYCLIDNEYDEQICSTGFCVLRANTDIVLQKWILYHIASSSFYYHVEQYQQGASYPAITDANVKNYQIPVPPLEEQECIVAILDRFDALCNDLTSGIPAEIEARQKQYEYYRDKLLSFKEVTA; this is encoded by the coding sequence ATGAGTATGATAGATGAATTGATTGCTGAACTTTGTCCAGATGGAGTGGAGTTTGTAACAGTGGAGGAAATTTGCGACATTACACGTGGGAGAGTAATGTCAAAAAATTATCTAAGAGAAAATACTGGTGCTTATCCCGTTTATTCATCACAAACTGCAAATAACGGTATTTTTGGCTACATAAATACTTTTGATTATGACTGCGAATCGGTAACATGGACAACAGACGGAGCAAATGCTGGTTCTGTTTTTTATCATATTAACGAAAAATTTAGTATAACAAATGTTTGTGGACTATTAAGGATTAAAAATAATGAACTGGTAAGTACAAAGCTTCTATTTTATGTCTTGCAAGTATATGCAAAGAAATATGTTAATGATGGTATGGGTAACCCAAAATTGATGAGCAACGTCATGGCAAGGATTTCTGTTCCCCTTCCCCCTCTACCTGTTCAACAGGAAATTGTCCGTATTCTGGACAATTTCACAGAGCTTACAGCAGAGCTTACAGCAGAGCTTACAGCAGAGCTTACAGCAAGAAGAAAGCAGTATGAGTATTATAGGGATTTGCTATTGACTGATCTTAACGAAGATACTGTTAAATGGTTTTCACTGAAAGAATGTACTCTACCAACTTCAAATATAAAATGGTCTTTGGAAGATGAATCAACAACTTACAAGTATATTGACTTAACGTCAGTTGATAGAGATCTACATTACATTAGTGAAACACAGGAAATCAATAAAAACAATGCACCAAGCAGAGCACAACAAATTGTAAAGGCAGGCGATATTTTGTTCGCTACTACAAGACCTTTATTAAAAAGATATTGTTTAATTGATAATGAGTATGATGAACAAATATGTAGCACTGGATTTTGTGTTTTAAGGGCAAATACAGATATTGTTCTTCAAAAATGGATTTTATATCACATTGCATCTTCTTCTTTTTATTATCATGTTGAACAGTATCAACAAGGTGCAAGTTATCCTGCAATAACTGACGCAAATGTTAAAAATTATCAGATTCCTGTTCCTCCCCTCGAAGAACAAGAGTGCATCGTCGCTATCCTCGATCGCTTTGACGCTCTGTGTAACGACTTAACCAGCGGCATTCCTGCTGAAATCGAAGCTAGGCAAAAGCAATATGAATATTACAGGGATAAACTTTTATCTTTCAAGGAGGTGACGGCATGA
- a CDS encoding transposon-encoded TnpW family protein, which yields MDNQTNSRTTETAIGGTVYVVESRVCDTAKESAYSKLKRLITVNAKSLSKLSDSSYKPTKINISI from the coding sequence ATGGACAATCAGACGAATAGCCGCACAACCGAAACTGCTATCGGAGGTACGGTCTATGTGGTGGAATCACGGGTATGCGACACAGCAAAAGAAAGTGCATATTCCAAGCTGAAACGGCTGATTACAGTCAACGCAAAAAGTCTTTCAAAGTTATCAGATAGTTCATATAAACCCACGAAAATCAACATTAGCATTTGA